The region CCGATTTCTAATCTTGAATCAATTCCCATCTTTTCTAATTCCCGTGCATATCCTAATGCAGTAGTGTTTGAACTATCAGGAACACTAATTACAAAAACTTTATCTCCATCAGGGTCCACAACAGGATGATTTTTTGCAAGAACCTTTCCTAGTCTTCTGCGCATTTTATCAACATTATGTCCGAAGATAAAACTATCGGGGCGTGAAAAATATATATATTCGAAAACACAATATTTCTTTGGCTGATGGTCGCCATTTATTTTATAAGATTTTATTTGTTTGGTCTTAATAACTTCATCATCAATAACTATAAGTTCACCTGGTTCAACTTCTCTGACAAAGTCTGCATGTTGAATGTCAAATGCACAGGTTTCAGAGGCAGCCAAAAAAGCATTACCAAGTTTTCCGATTGATAATGGTCTGAATCCAAGCGGATCCCTTGCTGCAATTAATTTATCATCAGTTAAAATAACAAGGCAATACGCGCCTTCAATTCGTCTCAATGCTTCTACTATCTGATCAATCTGATTATCAAGTCTGCTTCGAGCAATTAAATGTAGGATAACTTCTGTATCGCTTGTAGTTTGAAAAATAGCACCTTCATTTACTAACTCTTCACGAAGTTCTTTTGCATTTGTCAGATTTCCGTTATGTGCAACAGCCAGATTCCCCATTCGATAATTAACCATAAACGGCTGAATATTCTTTCTTGATTTAGCAGTGCCTGTTGTAGAGTATCTATTATGTCCGATTGCTGAATTACCAATCAAAACATCTGAAAGTAATGACAGATCTTCAAATACTTCCGAAACTAATCCCTCACCTTTAACAATATTAAAGTGAGGTTTATTATCACCATTAAACGACCTTGTAACAATTCCGCTGGCTTCCTGTCCCCGATGCTGTAAAGCATGCAACCCATAATATACCTGAGCAGAAGCACCTTCATAACCATATATCCCAAATATACCGCAATAAGAAATAGGTTTATCTTCTATGTAATTCATTTTAATCCGATTTAGTATGAAAAAATTATAAACAAAATTAAGTAATAGTACATATTTTATGAAATTTGAAATTACTGTAAATATTTTTTTAAAAAGAATAATTCTTTTGTGAATGAATTATTTTAATTTTAATGTAAAAATAAAAGGAATTTTATAATGGATTTATCAGTAATAGAATCATTTACAAAACAAAAGAATATAGCTGTTGTTGGTGTATCGTCAAAAGGCAAAGGATTTGGAGCCTCAGTTTTTAAACATCTGAAAGATAACAACTATAATGCTTTTGCTGTTAATAAGAACGGCGGGACCTTAAATGATATTAAACTTTATAATTCACTTTCTTCTATTGAACATACTATTGATGGAGTTATTACTGTTGTGCCGCCATTTGAAACAGAAAATATAGTTAAAGAAGCCAAAGAGTTAGGTATAAAATTTATCTGGATGCAGCAAGGATCAGAATCGAATAATGCTATTAACTACTGTAAAGAAAACGGAATGCTGGTTGTATCAGGCGAATGTATTTTGATGTTTGTTGAACCGGTAAAATCAATTCATAAGTTTCACCGCTGGATTGATAAAGTTACAGGAAAAGTTACAGGAAAATTTCCACAAGCTGAAAAAGCGAATTAATCTTATGGAATAATTGAATAACTGAATAGTGGATTGATGTATCCTGATATATATATTATTCCATAATACAAATACTCCTATATTCTTTACTAATCTAAAAAATTTGCAATCTCCTCTCTCACTCTGTCTATTTCACATGAAACTGCGAGATGACCGCAATTATTATCAAGTACTAAAAGTCTCGATGAAGTTAAGTTAGCAAGATCAATTGCTTCAGAAGGGTTTAGCAATAAATCCGATTTGCTTACAATGATGAACATTTTAGCTATGATCTTTTCAGATGCTTCTGTCATTGATTCATTTGTATCTCTGGAAATATCATGTTTCATCATAGCTTTTAATTGTGTAAGATAATTTTGTAATGTAAAAATCTTTTTTGATTCCTTATCAAATGAATCCAGATAATTTTGAAATTCAGACCTGTCAATATCTTTAGTAACATAATCAGGAGTTCTGGCAAAGTTAGCTGATAGTATTTCTGATAACCTGGTTACCTCCCTTTCACTCATTCCGCAATTTAAAGATGACTCAATCAGATTTTGTTGAGTTGCCATCCATAAAAGATCTGAACTGCTTAATCGTGGTGTAGCGACATAACCAATTATTTTTTTAGCAAACTCAGGATATGTAACAGCCATTTGAAGAACCTGCATGCTACCCATCGACCCGCCGATTGCTGCATAAATTCTATTTAATCCGAAATGTTCAGTAAGCAATTTGTAATTTGCATTTACCATATCAGAAATTGATAAGCTATAAAACACAGAATCGGATATATCAGAGTTTGAAATCGAGGATGATACTCCATTTCCTAATGCATCCACTGCAATTATAAAATATTTTGTTGTATCAATAAACTTGTATTTATTTATCAGGATTCCGATCGCTTCTGAGTTGCCTCCGAACCAGCTGCAATAAAGCACAACATTGGATGAATCTTTACTAATAGAGCCGAAAGTTCTATAGCCAATTTTACAATTATTGATAGTATAGCCGGCTTCTGTTTCAAAACTATTTATCTGATAGAACTTCTGTATTGATTGAGCATTCAAACAAATGTCTAACGAAAGTAAAAATAACAAGGTCAAGAAAAATGTTTTTCTCATTGAAATACTGTCTTAAAGTTGGTTTATTAATGTAATGATCAATTGTTATCGTAAAAGTAATTAATTATCCTTTAAAATGGTTATAAAAAAATATTGTCTATTTCCCTCCATATTTAAATCTTTATTAAACATAATCAGCACTCAGCCAAATAATTCAAATTTATACCTTTAACAGAGAGAGAATCAAATTCAGTAAATATTATTAAGATAATTGTAAACATAGCAATATGTCTAAGAAGTGGTTTATATATTGCATTAAATGCCGGAAACTTTTTAATACGTCATGCAAATAACCTAATTTTCCATGCATTTCTAAATGCATGAAACTACTATTTTTAACATATTTATTAAGAGTATTTTGAATTTTCCAGTTGGCACAATTCTTTGGAAGGTGATTTTCAAAAACAAAACATCTTTCAATAAAAACAGGAGAATAAAATGATTCGCATAAATAAAAACTCTCAATTATTCAAAAAATTTTGGATAATACTTGTATTTGCAATGGTATCTATTTTTGTCGGATGCCAGGATGATATGACAGTTCAAACTACCGATGATCCTGCAACTGACCAGGAGGCACTGGTAAAAATTGTTTCAGAAGATTCAGTATTAACTTCCTTCGAGCCAAACTATAACGAAGGCGGTGATATGGATATTCTTCAAAAAACGAATACTGAAATTTATCCATTCAGAGTTGGTCATAAAATGAGATTAGTAAATCGTAATGTGAACATAAATATTGTTGGTGATACAGCATACGGATTGATTACGAATACTTTTGAAGGAATACTTTATATTAAAGGATCGTATGACCCTAATGCAACTAATCCTGATACACTAATCACTAAACCTTTTACTTCCGTTGTTACCAGGAATATTGTTTTTGTTAAGATTGCGAATACTCGTCATCCATTACTTAATTGGAAAATTGCTGCTATATCTTTGCCTGAAGGCGGAACTCAAAGTTCAAATATAAACATCACAAAATTAACTGCATTCTTACCTAATGGAGATACACTCGAAATAAATTCACCAAATGATTATTATCTTGTAAGACATTGGGGCTTCTGGTGGAGATGGCATCATATACCGGTAATTCCCCAAAATCAAGATGTATTACTACGAGTTGAACTAACTTCTGCTTATGCTGATACAGATTTTGTTACCTTAACTTACGGTGCAAATCGATTTGGAATGCACAGAACAAAGAAAAAATTTGAGTTAATTTCTTCAACTCAAAATGGTAGTGTATTCAATAAAATTTATGAACAGACTTACAGAACACATCAGTATGTAGGATTTTATCATGCAATAATTAATGCAATGCCGAAACAGGTCGTTTTTGATGATGCAACACCAGTTGAAATGGAATCCTGGGGAATACCATATTTTGTTAGACCATAATTAAATTAATGGTTATAAAGCAAACCCGATTTCCAAAAGAAATTGGGTTTGCTTAGTTTTACTAAAGTTATCAGAACTTAAAGATTAAATACAAATGAAAAAATATTTTTTTATACTGTTAATCATTCCGCTATTTTTTTACACAGCTTGTGATGAACCGGCTCCAACTGAATTAGTTGATAATGATTCGTTTGAAGTGGAAATACTAGGAAAAGATATTGAAAATGAATATTACACAAACGGATATGATACCAGCGGTGTACCAAATGAAATCCTAAACTATTCAAGTGTTATATCTGTAAGTGGAATAAAGATCACTAGCAACGGAAGAACAGACAACATTTCTTCGGCTCAGGTTTTTGTTTTTGATAAATCAAAACCTTTTCGTTCACCAATAAATAATGTTCTGCTTGGTTATGGAACAATTATTCCGGGTATAATTCGTTTTGATAATGTTGTTGCTCGGTTGTCTGATTACAGAATCAGATTTCGGGAAGCAGGAAACTTGATTGATACAGTTCTTGGAAAAAAATACGAACTTTTTAATCTCAATAACAGACCATTCTTTGATCCTTTCATATTTAAGTATAATGCAAATATCGACTTTAATTATAATGCATTTCTTGGAGGACAAAATTCAAACTTTGAAATAACTACTCCCAAAGAGATAACCGGAACTATTAAGTTTATCAATCACGGAAAACAAAACAATCCATTTATTGAAATTAACTGGGATGGTGAATCGGTAGATAATTTCTATTTAATACTTGGCGGAATAAAATCAGCGAACAATAAAGCTTTTCCGTTTTATAAAATAAAAACAAATGACGACGGTAGGCTGATCATTCCTGATTATTTGCTTAAGAATATCCCAAGAAATAAGTTTAACAAGTTTGCAATAAGTCTGGTCCGCAAGTATAGTGGAGTTAAAAGTCTAAATGAAAATGAGCTTTATGTTGTTTCTCAAAGTGTTCACACAATTTTGGTAGATATTCCTTGAGATTAATTATAATAACAATACTTATGATTTCATTAGGTGAAATATATGCTCAATCTGCATTGGGACTAAATCCAGTAAATTCAATTTCTGAATTGTCTTTCTCATCTATTAATTCAATAGAGTTTAATCCCTCAAATTATAATGTGATAAAAGACTGGGCATTTTCTTTTACATTAGGTGGTGAAGTTTTATCAAGGAATTTTTACAGCAGTCTTTATCAGATTTCTGCAGGCAAAAAAATTAATGATCACTATTTACAATTAAGATATTCACCTGGATTTCAAAAAGAATTTGTGATAAAATCTGAACAGCAAGTGATTTATGGAAATGAAAATAAATCAACTCTTGAAACCAGATATCTTT is a window of Ignavibacterium sp. DNA encoding:
- a CDS encoding alpha/beta fold hydrolase; the encoded protein is MRKTFFLTLLFLLSLDICLNAQSIQKFYQINSFETEAGYTINNCKIGYRTFGSISKDSSNVVLYCSWFGGNSEAIGILINKYKFIDTTKYFIIAVDALGNGVSSSISNSDISDSVFYSLSISDMVNANYKLLTEHFGLNRIYAAIGGSMGSMQVLQMAVTYPEFAKKIIGYVATPRLSSSDLLWMATQQNLIESSLNCGMSEREVTRLSEILSANFARTPDYVTKDIDRSEFQNYLDSFDKESKKIFTLQNYLTQLKAMMKHDISRDTNESMTEASEKIIAKMFIIVSKSDLLLNPSEAIDLANLTSSRLLVLDNNCGHLAVSCEIDRVREEIANFLD
- a CDS encoding CoA-binding protein, whose amino-acid sequence is MDLSVIESFTKQKNIAVVGVSSKGKGFGASVFKHLKDNNYNAFAVNKNGGTLNDIKLYNSLSSIEHTIDGVITVVPPFETENIVKEAKELGIKFIWMQQGSESNNAINYCKENGMLVVSGECILMFVEPVKSIHKFHRWIDKVTGKVTGKFPQAEKAN
- the purF gene encoding amidophosphoribosyltransferase translates to MNYIEDKPISYCGIFGIYGYEGASAQVYYGLHALQHRGQEASGIVTRSFNGDNKPHFNIVKGEGLVSEVFEDLSLLSDVLIGNSAIGHNRYSTTGTAKSRKNIQPFMVNYRMGNLAVAHNGNLTNAKELREELVNEGAIFQTTSDTEVILHLIARSRLDNQIDQIVEALRRIEGAYCLVILTDDKLIAARDPLGFRPLSIGKLGNAFLAASETCAFDIQHADFVREVEPGELIVIDDEVIKTKQIKSYKINGDHQPKKYCVFEYIYFSRPDSFIFGHNVDKMRRRLGKVLAKNHPVVDPDGDKVFVISVPDSSNTTALGYARELEKMGIDSRLEIGLIRSHYIGRTFIKPGQSNREMGVRIKFNIVKGVLEGRTIVLVDDSIVRGTTSKQLVHLIKEAKPKAVHLRISSPPIMYPCFYGMDFPSSEELIAFQKKGDIKEIKKYLEVDSLEYLTIEEMLEAVSEAGKDNFCTACFSGQYPTKIDTSFKKEMYEV